Proteins from a genomic interval of Balaenoptera acutorostrata chromosome 21, mBalAcu1.1, whole genome shotgun sequence:
- the LETM2 gene encoding LETM1 domain-containing protein LETM2, mitochondrial isoform X1, translated as MAFYSYKTVLAIARARFPSHCVHPTSSSYSPSFAFLHLPDSHLNKTYMKNYGSKKYSYPTQTGNKVLHLRTRVIQKLHTSACWLQEVPGKPQLEQTAKKPQVPSPQPTEETGAKIKEEKRSYRQIIMDELKYYHNGFYLLWIDTKVAARMVWRLLHGQVLNRRERRRLLRTCADLFRLLPFMVFITVSFMEFLLPAFLKLFPEMLPSTFESESKKEEKQKKKMAAKLELAEFLQETIADMARRNGAQLGDASTQFSAYIKQVQTGHKPSTKEIVRFSKLFEDELTLEHLDRSQLVALCKLLELQSFGTNNLLRFQLLMKLKSIKADDEVIAKEGVSALSVSELQAACRARGMRSLGLTVEQLKQQLTEWQDLHLKENVSPSLLLLSRTFYLIDVKPKPIEIPLSGEAPKMDIPVGSPTSSESKEKVVGLALQVKGTKDEELIQLPPATSKPISLPKGSITAAKEAVSF; from the exons ATGGCCTTCTACAGTTATAAAACAGTCTTAGCTATTGCCCGAGCAAG ATTCCCTAGCCATTGTGTCCATCCCACCAGCTCTTCTTACTCCCcatcatttgcatttcttcacTTACCAGATTcccatttaaataaaacatatatgaaGAACTATGGCAGCAAGAAGTACTCCTATCCTACTCAGACAGGCAATAAAGTACTTCACTTAAGGACTAGAGTAATACAAAAGCTGCACACATCTGCTTGCTGGCTGCAGGAGGTCCCGGGTAAACCTCAGCTGGAGCAAACCGCAAAGAAGCCACAGGTGCCAAGCCCTCAGCCAACAGAAGAAACTGGAGCGAAGATTAAGGAAGAAAAGCGATCTTATAGGCAAATAATTATGGATGAACTTAAATATTATCACAATGGATTCTATTTGCTTTGGATTGACACCAAAGTTGCTGCCAGAATGGTTTGGAGGCTGTTGCATGGACAGGTGCTGAACAGACGAGAGAGACGAAGG CTGTTGAGAACGTGTGCTGATTTATTCCGCCTGCTTCCATTTATGGTGTTCATCACTGTCTCCTTCATGGAATTCTTATTGCCAGCGTTTCTGAAACTCTTCCCAGAGATGTTGCCATCAACTTTTGAAAGTGAATCCAAAAAG gaagaaaaacagaaaaagaaaatggctgCAAAGTTGGAACTAGCAGAATTCCTTCAAGAAACGATCGCAGACATGGCAAGGAGGAACGGGGCACAGCTGGGGGACGCCTCCACCCAGTTCTCAGCCTACATCAAACAG GTCCAGACAGGCCACAAGCCCAGCACAAAGGAGATAGTTCGCTTTTCCAAACTCTTTGAGGATGAGCTGACCCTGGAGCACCTCGATCGATCTCAGCTGGTGGCCCTCTGCAAACTGCTGGAACTGCAGTCCTTCGGAACCAACAATCTGCTCCGCTTCCAGCTCCTGATGAAGCTGAAGTCTATAAAAGCAGATGATGAA GTGATTGCCAAGGAAGGGGTGAGTGCTCTGAGCGTGTCAGAGCTGCAAGCGGCCTGCAGGGCCCGGGGGATGCGCTCACTGGGTCTCACTGTGGAGCAGCTGAAGCAGCAGCTTACAGAG TGGCAGGACCTCCACCTGAAGGAGaatgtctctccttctcttttgctTCTGTCCCGAACCTTCTACCTGATAGACGTGAAGCCAAAGCCAATTGAGATACCACTCAGTGGGGAG GCTCCCAAGATGGATATTCCCGTGGGATCACCCACTTCCTCTGAATCTAAAGAGAAGGTGGTGGGTTTAGCACTTCAAGTGAAGGGAACTAAG GATGAAGAACTGATACAGCTGCCGCCAGCTACATCAAAGCCTATTTCATTACCTAAA
- the LETM2 gene encoding LETM1 domain-containing protein LETM2, mitochondrial isoform X2, translating to MAFYSYKTVLAIARARFPSHCVHPTSSSYSPSFAFLHLPDSHLNKTYMKNYGSKKYSYPTQTGNKVLHLRTRVIQKLHTSACWLQEVPGKPQLEQTAKKPQVPSPQPTEETGAKIKEEKRSYRQIIMDELKYYHNGFYLLWIDTKVAARMVWRLLHGQVLNRRERRREEKQKKKMAAKLELAEFLQETIADMARRNGAQLGDASTQFSAYIKQVQTGHKPSTKEIVRFSKLFEDELTLEHLDRSQLVALCKLLELQSFGTNNLLRFQLLMKLKSIKADDEVIAKEGVSALSVSELQAACRARGMRSLGLTVEQLKQQLTEWQDLHLKENVSPSLLLLSRTFYLIDVKPKPIEIPLSGEAPKMDIPVGSPTSSESKEKVVGLALQVKGTKDEELIQLPPATSKPISLPKGSITAAKEAVSF from the exons ATGGCCTTCTACAGTTATAAAACAGTCTTAGCTATTGCCCGAGCAAG ATTCCCTAGCCATTGTGTCCATCCCACCAGCTCTTCTTACTCCCcatcatttgcatttcttcacTTACCAGATTcccatttaaataaaacatatatgaaGAACTATGGCAGCAAGAAGTACTCCTATCCTACTCAGACAGGCAATAAAGTACTTCACTTAAGGACTAGAGTAATACAAAAGCTGCACACATCTGCTTGCTGGCTGCAGGAGGTCCCGGGTAAACCTCAGCTGGAGCAAACCGCAAAGAAGCCACAGGTGCCAAGCCCTCAGCCAACAGAAGAAACTGGAGCGAAGATTAAGGAAGAAAAGCGATCTTATAGGCAAATAATTATGGATGAACTTAAATATTATCACAATGGATTCTATTTGCTTTGGATTGACACCAAAGTTGCTGCCAGAATGGTTTGGAGGCTGTTGCATGGACAGGTGCTGAACAGACGAGAGAGACGAAGG gaagaaaaacagaaaaagaaaatggctgCAAAGTTGGAACTAGCAGAATTCCTTCAAGAAACGATCGCAGACATGGCAAGGAGGAACGGGGCACAGCTGGGGGACGCCTCCACCCAGTTCTCAGCCTACATCAAACAG GTCCAGACAGGCCACAAGCCCAGCACAAAGGAGATAGTTCGCTTTTCCAAACTCTTTGAGGATGAGCTGACCCTGGAGCACCTCGATCGATCTCAGCTGGTGGCCCTCTGCAAACTGCTGGAACTGCAGTCCTTCGGAACCAACAATCTGCTCCGCTTCCAGCTCCTGATGAAGCTGAAGTCTATAAAAGCAGATGATGAA GTGATTGCCAAGGAAGGGGTGAGTGCTCTGAGCGTGTCAGAGCTGCAAGCGGCCTGCAGGGCCCGGGGGATGCGCTCACTGGGTCTCACTGTGGAGCAGCTGAAGCAGCAGCTTACAGAG TGGCAGGACCTCCACCTGAAGGAGaatgtctctccttctcttttgctTCTGTCCCGAACCTTCTACCTGATAGACGTGAAGCCAAAGCCAATTGAGATACCACTCAGTGGGGAG GCTCCCAAGATGGATATTCCCGTGGGATCACCCACTTCCTCTGAATCTAAAGAGAAGGTGGTGGGTTTAGCACTTCAAGTGAAGGGAACTAAG GATGAAGAACTGATACAGCTGCCGCCAGCTACATCAAAGCCTATTTCATTACCTAAA